Below is a genomic region from Paenibacillus rhizovicinus.
GGTATCACGTGCACTTAGCCGATCAGGACATGATCGAAGCGGATTATGTTGTACTAAGCATTCCGCATACGGCAGCAGAACCGATTCTTGCCGATCCGAACCTTACGGAGCAATTCTCGGGATTGAAGAGCAGCTCGCTCATCAGCGTATATGTCGGATTTGACGTGCCCGATTCAGTGCTCCCCGCCGATGGAACGGGATTTATTACCGCAACGACCGATGAATTGTTCTGCAACGCTTGCACATGGACTAGTCGCAAATGGGAGCATACGTCCAAATCCGGAAATTTGCTCGTCCGGCTATTTTATAAAAGCAGCCATCCTTCGTTCGCTTCAATAAAGGATCTGGATCACGATGGTCTGCTAAAGGTAGCGCTTAGCGATATTGAGAAGGGGCTTGGAATTACTGCCGAGCCTGTCGTTAACGAGATCACCGACTGGTCCGGGCAAATGCCAATTTATTCGATTACCCATCCGCGAAGCGTCCATGCACTTGAAAGCATCATGGCAGATGTATTCCCAGGCATTATCCTTGCTGGATGCTCTTATTATGGCGCAGGAATCTCAGACTGCATGAAGAACGGGGCAGATTCGGCAAAAAAAATCATTGATCTACTGAAGGAAAGCTATTCCCCAGTCAATAAGTAAGGGGCATCAATAGTTGAATCAAGCTAAGCGGGGAGAACCTTATCATAAGTAGGAAAAAGCTGATTTTGTCAAATTGATAAATATATTAATTCTTTTTGATAATAATAAAGCCTATAAACATTGCAACTAATGTCCCAACCACTGTAGAAATATTCTCTACAGCCCATTGTTTAAAGTTTAGAAATAGGTTGTTACCTGTCAAAGATGCTTTCCTAATATTTCCGTAAACTTCTAAAGTGGATTGCTTTTTATTTGAATAAGCAACACTAAGATTTTCATTCTTGAGTGAGTCTACTATTAGGGATTTGCCATCCAGACTGAATTGTTTTTCTGTTGCTGTTTGATTAAAGTTTAGATTACCATTTTCAAAAAAACTATTTGATTCATTACTTTGACCGGAGAATAAAATTTCACCCTTCTCTTCAGGTATAGTTAACTCTACGTTGGTAAATCCAATCAATTGAAAAAGAGCAGGATGCTGTGAATCACTATTAGAAAAACTCAAATCATATACGGGGATATCTTGAATAAACTTTTTTCCTTTTATGAACACCTCTAAATCACCTTGAAGATTCCATGCGAAGTTTTTATCGTAAACAATAGCACTTATATCAAATTCATCCCCTGACATAGACATCAAATAGTTCTTTGGGAAATCATCGAACTTTTGCAATAAATATTTCTTTTCTATATATAGTTTGTCTAAATGCGTATTGAGCATACTCAATTGAATAAGGGAATCAGAACTAAGAGTATCCCAAAAGTCTCTCGAACTAGAATGTCCATAACGTATTACAAGTTCACCCGGTTCAATATTATAGTTAGTTTTGTTATAGTTAACTGTCAATTTGTTTTGGTTTACTATGGTTCCACTGAGTTTATCTTTTGAGGAAATAATGAGTGCCTTACTATCAATCCTCCCATTGAAATCGTTCATTTGTATGGAGTAGGGGGAACCTGTAGAATAAATCCAAGCAGTATGGGGGAAAAAAGAGAATATTAATAGCAATAAAATAATAGTAAGAAGAATAGGTAGAATAAATTTCAATACAATTAGAGAATTACTCTTTAAAGTATAGAAGGAATTAGAACGATGTTTTTGATGAAAACCAATTTTGTTCATTAAAGTACCTCCAGCTTTGTTTAGAACCAGTATCAATTAATTGTATTATTTTGTCAAATCAAGGCGCCTCAATCAGAGCGTCTGGACTTGAATGATTTTGAAAATAGAGGTCAATAAATTATGTCAACAAGGTTTAGAGGCTACTAAGCGTGAGGTTGTAGCTATAAAGAAAGAGCCATCCCGCAAAGGATGGCCCTAAAACTTGCCGGTACAGACAGCGCAGAGAACCGAACCCAAAGTAAGGACGGACCCTTATTTCTCAACCACGGGCACCCAAAATTCGCCATAGAAAGTACCGTCGCCGTTATCTTTGCGATAAGTCGCATTCGGACCGCCGATGTAAGCATAGTCGGTAACCTTGGCCAGGACTTCGCCAAAAGCACGGTAAGTCAGCTGATCAAACAACGTTTCCTTGTCGCCATGTCCCGCGACCACGATGTACTCGCTCTCTGGAAACTCGATGATGCGCGTAGCATCAGTCACTGATTTGCGAGCTTCTACCGCGAAATAATTCCACGGCTTGCCTTGATATACCTCGTTGACGGACCATTCGCGACCGTCTTTCGCGGCGTTTTTGAGCTTATTAAAACGCCCGTCTGCTTGGAGTCTGCCCCAAAACTCGGCTTTTTCCTTTTGCATAGCCGGCATGTCTTGAAAGTTCGACTGAATTGAAAAACCGTAAGCGGTCAATGTGAATGACTTCTTGTGTTCAAGTGTATAATCTGCCATGGGAGTGCTCCTTTATCCGAACGATTACCGCCCGGTTTTTTTGGCACGAAGCCACATTTCGCCGTAGAATTCACCGTTGTCAGCTGCTTTGACGAATGTCGAGTTACCAGGACCAACGTATTTGTAGTCCGTAATTTCTTGCATCATGCCGCCGAACACTTTGCCTGTGATCTCGTCGGCAAGGCGGTCTTTGTCAGCGCCTGTGCCTGGCACGACGATGTAGTCGCCGGCGAGGAAGTCGAGGACGATCGTGTCTTCCGCGTCGAACTCACCCATCACGCCGAAGCCGCGCCAAGCCTTGCCGTCGATAACGTAGTTGATTTGATATTCTTGCCCGTCAGCGAGCGCGAGAAGTTCGGCAAGCTTGCCGTTTTCCGTGATTTCTGCTTTTTTTGCTGCCGTTTTTGCTGCATTGCCTGCCCAGTCGTTGTAGTCTTCAAGTAAAACACCGAAAGCAGTCATTTTGTAGTTTTCCGAGATTGTTTGGATGGAGTAGTTAGTCATTTTATTCTCTCCTTTGAGGAAGTATTTCTTACAAGATTGATTCTATTTGTGAAATGTATCAGAAAGTGATACTTTTTATTGAGTTTTTTGCTGCATCTTTGATACAATAAAATCATGAAAAAAACTGAACGAGTGAACGTGATCATGCGCTACATCAATAACCGCGCGCATTTTACAATTGCCGAGATTCAGCGGGAGTTCAAGATTTCCCGCGCGACAGCGATCCGGGACATTAATGAGATTCAGGCGATGGGTTTCCCGCTGACGACCGAGCTTGGACGCGGCGGCGGCTACTATGTCCTGCAAAATCAGTATCTGCCCGCCGTCCGCTTAACGCCGGAAGAGCTGAAGGCGATTTTGATCAGCTTTATCGCCTCGAAAAATTCACAGCTGCCTTATCTGCAAAATCGCCGCTCCATCACCGAAAAACTCATCGGCATCGCGTCGCAATCCCAGCAAGACGAGCTGATCGATCTGAATACTATTTTGCTTTTCGAAAATACGAATCCTGCCAATCCGAGTCTCTTGGAGCTCGATGATGTGGCGCCTTCGGAGCTGAATCAGCTGATTTCGCTTGCCGTGCGGGATAAGCACTTGCGCTTGACGTATGAGCGGAGTCCTGGCTGGCCGCAGCTGATGGACGTCTTTTTGCTGCATATTTTCAACTCGAACGCTCAGTGGCTTGTCGAGGTGTATGATTTCGACACGGATGAGTTCTGCTATTTGCCTGTTGTCATGCTGCGGGATTCGGCCATTTCCGAGAAGAAGATGAAGTGGTCCGAGCAAGAGATTTTAAGCAAAAAGCGGATTCGTGCACGCGAGTCCAATCTGGTCGTGAAGCTCGATACGACTGGGATTCAGCGCTTTAAGCGCATGCACCCGCCGGGGATTATTTTATCTTTTACCGGGATGTTTCAGTCGAGCGGGATTTTCAATGTTCAGCTGGATGTGACCGATGTTGAGGCGCTGGCGTATTATGCGGATTGGCTACTGTTTCTGGGGAAAGGGGTCGAGTTTGAACGGATTCCTGATGAGCTGCGCGTTATTTTGGAAGAGCGTTTAGCTAATATGAGATTTTCTTGAGCCGGACCGAGGCAATCGGAACGGCTCTGTTTAAGCTATGATTTACATCATAGCGAGCTCTTCATTTGATGTCCTCTTCTAACCGCGTCTTCCGATCCCATCGTAGTAATTAGGAAGGTAACACCGAATTTGTCAGTGACAATGGCGCTTCCAGGGCCATAATGCACGGGTTGCAACGGCAGCAATACTTGGCCCTCCTCCTTCAACTTTTCGTAAAACTTAGTTGTGATTCCGATATCGTCGGTATTGATACAGACACTGACATTGGTTCCGATCTGACGAGAGATGCCGGGCAGCGTATCGGAAATCATAATAGAGGTCTCCCCGATTTTCACCACGGAGTGGGCGACCATATCCTTCAAATGCTCCGGGGCTCCCGGTCCATCCCCGAATTGCTGGATAAATAGCAGCTCCGCATCCAAAGCTTCTTTATAAAACGCAATGGCCTCTTTTGCATTTCCATCCATCATCAAGAATGGGAACAAGTGTACAGTCATGCTGTTTACAACTCCTTTGTTTAATATGACAAGCTGGACTTGATTATCATTGTAAGTGATAATGGTGACAACTCTTGTCACTATTCTGAAAAACGGAGATATCGGATGTCGAAATCAAAACGATTGGTTGAATTAATGATGACCGTCAATCGAAAACGAAAGTTTACCGTCAAGGAACTAGCCCGGGAGTTTGGCGTTTCTCCGAGGACGATATTAAGAGACCTGCAGGAGCTTGGCGAGCTCGGTGTCCCCTTGTACTCCGAAGTGGGGCCGCATGGCGGCTATCAAGTGCTGCGGGAGAGAATTTTACCGCCGATCGCTTTTACCGAAGAAGAAGCCGTCGCCATATTTTTTGCGAGTCATGCGCTGCGTCACTTCTCATCGCTTCCTTTTGAAACCGAAGCTTCCTCTGCATTGAGTAAATTTTACTTATACATGTCTGGGGACATACGAGACCGTATCGATCAAATGAAAAACCGTTTCGACTATGTTACCCCGACGAGACAAATGGAATCCCCTTATTTAGCCATGCTGCTGGACGCTGCCATTCACCAAAAAGTGATCGTGATCCATTACGAATCGAAGGACGGAGAGACATGTCGCAGCATACAACCGATTGGCATTTTTGCCAAAAACGGTTTATGGTACTGTCCGGCTTATTGCTTTCTTCGGGCAGGTATTCGTTTGTTCCGCTGCGACCGCATTCATTCGGCGGATGTTGACGTTTCCGAGATAAAACCATTGGATCTGCGGCATGTTCATCTTGGAAACTGGGAGTCGCACGTTCGATTCAAACCGGATAAAGTGAGTCTGTATGCGGAATTGAGTAAGGAAGGCGTTCAGCGATGCGAAGCGGAGCACTGGGCGGCAGGCAAGCTGCATACGCGAGAGGACGGGACCGGCTGGCTGGAGGGAAACATGCCGAAGGAAGAGATTCCTTATTTGGCAGCGTACTTTTTGGGCCTGGGTAAAGATGTACGGGTAGAAAGTCCGCGAGCACTCGTGGAAGGCATTAAGAGGGAGATCTTGGAAACGTTGGATCAGTACGATTAATGGGGGATAATTGAATGTTGGCGATCCCCCAAAAACTAAAAACGTACCGTCAAGAGATAGGATTCAGTCATTTAGGAGACTATGCATTCTCCAGGCCGTGTTTATCGACGATTTGATCGTTGGCGTGAGGCTGGCCTATACCCTCTCTAATCAGGCTTCGCAGGCTGCCATTGATGTTCAAGCCCCAGGCGTCCGAACAGACGTTGTAGCATTCGTACGCCGGGACGAGGCCTACGTGCGTAAAGTTAACTTCCGTCTGGTCGCCCTTCTTGACGATTTCGAAAATAACGTCGGTATCTTTCCATTCGCTATTGTCCGTTATGAAGTTGAAATAGTTGTCTACGATGTGCCAAACCACCTTTTTGCCCGGAAGGAGTTCGGTGATCTGGAGGGTGCAGCGGTGGATATCTTGGTACTGATGCTTAAATTGGCCGAGCTCGTCGGTCTTGCCTTCAATATCTTCTGACCACCATCCGCGAACATTATTAATGGCGGCGTATACCTCCTCAGGGCTCTGGTCTACCATGAAAGAAGTCCTGTAACTATGATTCATGTAAGTGATCTCCTTCGCTCATTTGTTGAGGTGCAAACAGAGTATAGAATACGTACTTGTAAAATGCAAGTACAGATAGTATAATCGAGCTCATGAAAAAGCGAACCTCAACCGTTTGTCCCATCGTCTATGCGCTCGATATCTGGGGAGACCCTTGGAGCCTGATCATCCTTCGTGACGTCCTGATCCATAACAAGCGGTATTACCGCGAGTTTCTTGCTTCACGCGAGAACATCTCCACCAATATTTTGAGCGCAAGGCTCCTGTCTCTCGTTGAAGCGGGTTTGCTCGTCAAGATAGAAGGAGATTCAAACCGCGCACAAACGATGTATCGGCCAACGCAAAAGGCGCTTGACCTGTTTCCGGTCGTGTTTGCCATTATGCACTGGGGCCTGAAGTACAATCCGAATACCGATATGACTATTCCGATCATGCAAGAGCTGACAACAAACGAAAAGGGGCTGGAGCAGCGCCTGTTGCAGCATTTCGGCGATATGACATCATAAGAAACCAGGGTCTCTCCGAATTTTTCGGAGGGATCCTTTTATTTACAGGAATTTCCACTTCTTGCATCGAATTCTTACTCTACACAATGGATGCGGCATCGGTCAGTAAGGAGCTTAGGAGAGGAGCGGGATACGCGGTAAGCGAGGCATACATGTTTCGGATTTTCGCGAATAGCATTAGGATTGGCGCAACACGCCAAGGAAGGCTGCATTCGCGGGGGAGTCCGCAGGTTCAGAAAGCATCATTCATTCGGGCAGGCGAGAGGGGAACGATTCATGAAAGGGTTGGGACGACGTTTGGGCAAGCCAATGTTTGTCGCGAGGATAAGGGGTTTACTGCTGGCGCTAGCTGTCATCGTTTCTCTATTGTCATTCGAATCATCGTCATTTGCCGGAGAAGATCCGGGGGTGGGCAACAGGCAAGTAGTCGTGGCTTACGATACGAACGGAGGCTCTCCTCTTCCCACGCAAGCGGTAGAAATCGGCGGTACGGTAACTTTTCAAAATATACCGGTGAAGGAGTGTTACAGCTTTGCAGGCTGGTTCTATGACAGCGCGTTGACGCAAGCCTACAAGGCGTCGGACCTTATCAATAAAAACCTAACGCTCTATGCGAAATGGTCCGCCCAAAGCGCGCCGTGCGGCGGTGCGGCGAGTCCCCCGAGTCCTCCGAGTAGAAATCTAGCTTTGAATAGCCTTGCGACGGCCGACAGCGCGTGCATGGCTTCGCAAAGCGCGGCCAATGCCGTGGACGGCAGCGTAACCAATGACAGCAAGTGGTGCTCCATGTCCGGCAGCCATTGGCTGCAGATCGATCTCGGCGCCGTGAAGCAAGTCAGCCAATTCGTCATCAGGCACGCTTCGGAAGGCGGACAGCCCGCTTCCTTGAACACCAAGGCTTATAATATCCAGGTCAGCGCCGATGCGAAAAGCTGGAGTACGGTCGTTAACGTAACCAATAATACGAGCGGCGTTACGATCGACAATATACCGGACACGTTGGCGCGCTATATGAGGTTGAATGTTACGACGGCGACGCAAACCGCGGATACCACGGCACGGATCTACGAGTTTGGGGTCTACGAGCATCAGAATTTGGCGCTAAATAAAGCCGCTAAGGCGGACAGTACGTGCAATGTCTCGGAGACTGCGGCCAACGCGGTGGACGGCAGCGAAATCAATAACAGCAAATGGTGCTCCAATACTGCCAACCGGTGGCTGCAGATTGATCTGGGCTCCGCGAAACAAGTAAGCCAATTCATCATCAAGCACGCATCGGAGGGCGGAGAAGCTGCCTACTTCAACACGAAGGCTTATAATATCCAGGTCAGCGTCGATGGTACGAATTGGAGCACGGCAGTCCGGGTAACCAACAATACGAGTGGGGAAACGGTAGACAATATTACGCCGGTATCCGCTAGATATATCAAGTTGAACGTGACGATGCCCACGCAAACCGCGGATGTTTATGCAAGAATCTATGAAATTGAAGTATTCGGACCCCCGAATTTGGCATTACATTCACTCGCGGCGGCCGACAGTACGTGCAATGCCTCACAGACGGCGGCCAAAGCCGTGGACGGCAGCGTCATCAACGATAGCAAGTGGTGCTCTAAGTCCAGTAATCGTTGGCTGCAGCTTGATCTCGGTTCCGTAAAGCAAGTCAGCCAATTCGTCATCAAGCATGCCTCGGAGGGCGGAGAGACCGCCTCCTACAACACGAAGGCTTACAATATCCAGGTCAGCACGGACGGCAAGAATTGGACGAAGGCGGTAGACGTCACCAACAATTCGAGCGGCATTACGGTAAACAAAATAAATGCTATGCCGGCTCGCTACATCAAGCTGAATGTGACGATGCCTACGCAGACCACGAACGCAGCGGCAAGGATCTACGAGTTCGAGGCATACGGACCTCCGAATATAGCGCTGAATACAACCGCGACGGCCGACAGTACGTGCAACGCCGCTCAGACGGCGGCCAAAGCCGTGGACGGCAGCGTCATTAACGACAGCAAATGGTGCTCCTTGTCCGGTAACCGGTGGCTGCAGCTAGATCTCGGTTCCGTGAAGCAAGTCAACCAATTCGTTATCAAGCATGCCTCGGAGGGCGGGGAGACCGCCTCCTACAACACGAAGGCTTACAATATCCAGGTGAGCGCAGACGGTACGAAATGGACCACGGCAGTCAATGCGACTACCAATACGGGCGGCATTACGGTAAACAAGATAACCGAGGTTTCGGCGCGTTATATTAAGCTGAATGTAACCGTGCCTACGCAGACGGCGAACGCCGCGGCAAGGATTTACGAGTTCGAGGTATATGGGCCCGACTATACGTCATAACCTCTTCGGGCTTAAAGATAGCTCCTGAATCCTTCATCCTTCAGGAGTTATTTTTTTTGATTATTCCTCTTTGTTGGGCACCATGAGGAGCTGACGAAATCGACCGTGTACACGGAATCATGACTGCATGAGAGTAAACAAGAAGAGCCTTCTTCGCTAAGCGAAGAAGGCTCTTCTTAGTCGTACGCGCGCATTCCAGCAATCAAGGCATCGAAATAATCGCTCATCGCGGAGTCTTCTTCGTCCAACCATTTCTCGTAGAAAACCTGGTGCTTCATCGACTTGTAGAAGTCCATCAAAGCCTGCTTCATCGTCATGTTCTGCAGCATCAGCCACTTCGGATCCAACAGCTTGCGGAAGACGAGATCCACTTGGGTCAAATAAATGCGGGCATGGATCGGATAGAAAACGCCAAGCGCAATGCCGCTGTCGAAGTATTCGGCGAGCTTGTTCTTGCATAGCTCGACGGCCCCGGCCAGCTTGGCGTACAAGTCGGGATAGGACCCGCTCAGATCCTGAAGCAGGACGTCGGTTAAGTAAAACGACAGCTTGATCGTGAGCTTGAACGCTCGGGCGAAAGACTCGCCGTAGAACTTCAGCTCTTCGGTGGACGGCTGTTCCGTCGACAGCGTAGGCGGGGCCTCCGCCAACATTTGATCGGACACGTACAGGACGAACTTATCGATGAGACTTTCCGCGATTTCGGTTTTCGACGCGAAATATTTGTACATCGTCGGCTTGCTGATATCCATATATTTGGCCGCATCGTCCATTTTCAACGAACTAAAGCCGTGCTTTTGGACGTAGGGCATCAAGCGCATCACAAGCTTCTCCCGTTTCTCGAATAACGGATCGCAGTCGATTTCCGACATTTCGCAACACCTCCAGGATGACCAACTCCTAGTATAGAACATCTCGAGGGTATTAGAAACAAGTTTATTAATTTAACTATTT
It encodes:
- a CDS encoding SRPBCC family protein — translated: MNHSYRTSFMVDQSPEEVYAAINNVRGWWSEDIEGKTDELGQFKHQYQDIHRCTLQITELLPGKKVVWHIVDNYFNFITDNSEWKDTDVIFEIVKKGDQTEVNFTHVGLVPAYECYNVCSDAWGLNINGSLRSLIREGIGQPHANDQIVDKHGLENA
- a CDS encoding TetR/AcrR family transcriptional regulator: MSEIDCDPLFEKREKLVMRLMPYVQKHGFSSLKMDDAAKYMDISKPTMYKYFASKTEIAESLIDKFVLYVSDQMLAEAPPTLSTEQPSTEELKFYGESFARAFKLTIKLSFYLTDVLLQDLSGSYPDLYAKLAGAVELCKNKLAEYFDSGIALGVFYPIHARIYLTQVDLVFRKLLDPKWLMLQNMTMKQALMDFYKSMKHQVFYEKWLDEEDSAMSDYFDALIAGMRAYD
- a CDS encoding winged helix-turn-helix transcriptional regulator, which codes for MKKRTSTVCPIVYALDIWGDPWSLIILRDVLIHNKRYYREFLASRENISTNILSARLLSLVEAGLLVKIEGDSNRAQTMYRPTQKALDLFPVVFAIMHWGLKYNPNTDMTIPIMQELTTNEKGLEQRLLQHFGDMTS
- a CDS encoding GyrI-like domain-containing protein — translated: MADYTLEHKKSFTLTAYGFSIQSNFQDMPAMQKEKAEFWGRLQADGRFNKLKNAAKDGREWSVNEVYQGKPWNYFAVEARKSVTDATRIIEFPESEYIVVAGHGDKETLFDQLTYRAFGEVLAKVTDYAYIGGPNATYRKDNGDGTFYGEFWVPVVEK
- a CDS encoding VOC family protein, coding for MTVHLFPFLMMDGNAKEAIAFYKEALDAELLFIQQFGDGPGAPEHLKDMVAHSVVKIGETSIMISDTLPGISRQIGTNVSVCINTDDIGITTKFYEKLKEEGQVLLPLQPVHYGPGSAIVTDKFGVTFLITTMGSEDAVRRGHQMKSSL
- a CDS encoding helix-turn-helix transcriptional regulator, yielding MSKSKRLVELMMTVNRKRKFTVKELAREFGVSPRTILRDLQELGELGVPLYSEVGPHGGYQVLRERILPPIAFTEEEAVAIFFASHALRHFSSLPFETEASSALSKFYLYMSGDIRDRIDQMKNRFDYVTPTRQMESPYLAMLLDAAIHQKVIVIHYESKDGETCRSIQPIGIFAKNGLWYCPAYCFLRAGIRLFRCDRIHSADVDVSEIKPLDLRHVHLGNWESHVRFKPDKVSLYAELSKEGVQRCEAEHWAAGKLHTREDGTGWLEGNMPKEEIPYLAAYFLGLGKDVRVESPRALVEGIKREILETLDQYD
- a CDS encoding helix-turn-helix transcriptional regulator; translated protein: MKKTERVNVIMRYINNRAHFTIAEIQREFKISRATAIRDINEIQAMGFPLTTELGRGGGYYVLQNQYLPAVRLTPEELKAILISFIASKNSQLPYLQNRRSITEKLIGIASQSQQDELIDLNTILLFENTNPANPSLLELDDVAPSELNQLISLAVRDKHLRLTYERSPGWPQLMDVFLLHIFNSNAQWLVEVYDFDTDEFCYLPVVMLRDSAISEKKMKWSEQEILSKKRIRARESNLVVKLDTTGIQRFKRMHPPGIILSFTGMFQSSGIFNVQLDVTDVEALAYYADWLLFLGKGVEFERIPDELRVILEERLANMRFS
- a CDS encoding discoidin domain-containing protein, translating into MGNRQVVVAYDTNGGSPLPTQAVEIGGTVTFQNIPVKECYSFAGWFYDSALTQAYKASDLINKNLTLYAKWSAQSAPCGGAASPPSPPSRNLALNSLATADSACMASQSAANAVDGSVTNDSKWCSMSGSHWLQIDLGAVKQVSQFVIRHASEGGQPASLNTKAYNIQVSADAKSWSTVVNVTNNTSGVTIDNIPDTLARYMRLNVTTATQTADTTARIYEFGVYEHQNLALNKAAKADSTCNVSETAANAVDGSEINNSKWCSNTANRWLQIDLGSAKQVSQFIIKHASEGGEAAYFNTKAYNIQVSVDGTNWSTAVRVTNNTSGETVDNITPVSARYIKLNVTMPTQTADVYARIYEIEVFGPPNLALHSLAAADSTCNASQTAAKAVDGSVINDSKWCSKSSNRWLQLDLGSVKQVSQFVIKHASEGGETASYNTKAYNIQVSTDGKNWTKAVDVTNNSSGITVNKINAMPARYIKLNVTMPTQTTNAAARIYEFEAYGPPNIALNTTATADSTCNAAQTAAKAVDGSVINDSKWCSLSGNRWLQLDLGSVKQVNQFVIKHASEGGETASYNTKAYNIQVSADGTKWTTAVNATTNTGGITVNKITEVSARYIKLNVTVPTQTANAAARIYEFEVYGPDYTS